From the Pediococcus acidilactici genome, the window ACCAAGCTTTATTTACGTTTGACGAAACGTTGTTCTACACACGGTTACTAGAAGGGTTATACCCAGATACATCCCGGTTGATTCCAAAAGAAAGTACTACGGCAATGGAATTTGAAGCTCCCGAACTTTTGGCTTCAATTGAACGGGCTTCGTTACTTTCCCACGCTGGTCGTAACAATGTGGTTAAATTAACCATCAATGCAGCTGCAAAGAAAGCAATCATTACGGGGGATTCTCCCGAAGTCGGAAATGTTGAAGAAGTGGTGGTTACTAAGGATATCCAAGGTGAAGACTTGGAAATTTCGTTTAACCCGGATTATTTGAAGGATGCGCTACGCTCGTTCGGGCATACAGCAATTAAGATGGAATTCACTTCACCGTTACGTCCATTTACGTTGGTCCCAACCGAAGACCAAGAAAACTTTATTCAATTGATTACGCCAGTACGGACTTTTTAGGGATAAAAAAGCAACCTAACGCTCTGTATGGTAAAAAATTTAAAAAACAGGTCCGAAATTTGTGGTTCCGGACCTGTTTTTTTGTGGGTTAATTGTTTTAAGGGATTAATCCCTAAGGAAGGGGAGGAATGCTACCGCAAAAAGCTGGGAAGTCGTTCATAAAAATTGATTTAGGGTGTATTTGCGTGAGATGCCGTTGGATATTTTGCGGCCGTTTTATTTGGAATGGTTCTCCAATTAAATCCTTGCGCTTTCCTGCAACCTAGTCGAAACGTGCGCCCAGTCCCAGTTTCCTGCGGTTAACCAAGAATTATCCTCAGTTAATCTCACGCTCCACGGCAGCATTGGCGAAACGTGCATTGAAACCCAGCCTTCTGCGGTTAACTAAGCTAAGGGCTCAATCACCAACTTCGTGATTAAGCCCTTAGCTCAGTTAGTCCTCAAAGCCTACCCGGGTTTCAATGCACTCTTTTATAATCCCCCTCATTTTAATTTTAAGAAAAATTACCCTCCTTAAGGCAAAAATGATTCAAAGGGGGTAAATTCGCTGAAAAGCCTTTTGAGCGCCTGATTCGATTGTTTTTTGTCCAAAATAAGGGTATAATATATAAGAAGATATGTGGGGTGATGTCATGCAAAAAGAAATTGAAATCAACACACCGTTCATTACGTTAGGCCAGCTCCTAAAAGAAGAGGGCATTATCGGGACCGGTGGACAAGCAAAGTGGTATTTACGAGAACACACTGTTTTAGTTAACGAAGAACCAGACGATCGGCGGGGACGGAAACTCTACGCTAATGACGTCATCGAAGTTCCTGACGAAGGTTCCTTCAAGATTACGACGAAATCTGGGAAGTAAATGTATTTAAAAACACTTGAGTTACATAATTTTCGCAATTATGTGGACCTTAGCGTGGAATTCGGTTCGGGGATCAACGTTTTGCTGGGCGAAAATGCTCAGGGCAAGACTAATCTTTTAGAATCGATTTATTTTTTAGCGTTAACGCGCAGTCACCGAACCAGTAACGACCGCGATTTAATCGGTTGGAAAGCTAAGGAAGCCCGGGTACTAGGAACCATCCAAAAAGAACATACGCAAACCCCGGTAGAAATCGACATTTCTTCTAAGGGGAAAAATGCCAAAGTTAATCATATTGAGCAAGGACGGTTGTCGCAGTATGTCGGCCAGCTCAATGTGATTTTGTTTGCTCCAGAGGACCTTTCAATTGTGAAGGGCTCTCCAGCAGTTCGACGGCGGTTTATCGATATGGAATTTGGACAGATGAGTTCTAAATACCTGTATAATTCCGCGCAATACCGGTCGGTGCTAAAGCAGCGTAACCAGTACCTTAAACAACTCCAGATCGACCCTAAGGGGGATCAAGTTTACCTAGACGTCTTGAGTGACCAATTAGCGGCTTACGGTGCCGAAATTATTTTTCAACGGATCCAATTTTTGAAGAAGTTGGAAGAATGGTCACAAGCCGTTCACGAGGAAATTTCCCAGGGGTTAGAAAAGTTAACGTTCCAGTACGTGTCTCCGCTCAAAAAAGATGAGACCACGTCGACTGAGACTATTTACGCGGCGCTTCAAGAATTACTAAAAAAGCACCGGCAACGGGAATTGCAGCAGGGCAAGACTTTAGTGGGGCCGCATTTAGACGACGTTAAATTTATTGTCAACGGAAAAAACGTCTCCACCTTTGGCTCCCAAGGTCAACAACGCACCACGGCATTAAGCGTGAAGCTTGCGGAGATTGACCTGATGAAGGAGGAGACCGGAGAATATCCGGTTCTTTTACTTGATGACGTGCTTTCTGAGTTAGACGACAGTCGGCAGACGCATTTGCTGACCGCGATCCAAAATAAGGTCCAAACCTTTATCACGACCACTAGTTTAAGTGGCGTGGCGCAACAATTAATTAACGAACCCCACGTCTTTAACATTGACCACGGAGTTTTAACGCAAAACGAGGAGGAATAGCTTTTGGCAGACGAAAAAGAGACGAAAGCAGAATTAGCCAAAGAATACGATGCGAGTCAAATTCAGGTCTTAGAGGGCCTGGAAGCAGTTCGTAAACGACCAGGGATGTACATTGGTTCAACCAGTTCCCAAGGTCTTCACCATTTGGTTTGGGAAATTATCGATAACGGGATTGATGAAGCCTTAGCCGGATTTGCAAATAAGATCGACGTGGTCGTGGAAAAAGATAACAGCATTACCGTTAGTGATAACGGACGGGGAATTCCAGTGGACATTCAAAAGAAGACCGGAAAACCGGCGCTGGAAACTGTTTATACCGTTTTACATGCTGGTGGTAAATTTGGCGGCGGCGGTTACAAGGTTTCCGGAGGACTCCACGGGGTGGGGGCTTCGGTAGTTAACGCCTTATCGACCGAATTAGACGCACGGGTTATGCGCGACGGTAAGATTTACTACATTGACTTTGAACAAGGCAAAGTAAAAACCCCGATGAAGGTTCTCGGACCTACCAAGCATCCTGACGATCACGGAACCATCGTGCACTTTGTTCCGGATCCAGACATTTTCCAAGAAACTACGGTCTTTGATATCAACATCCTCCGGACTCGGATTCGCGAGTTA encodes:
- the yaaA gene encoding S4 domain-containing protein YaaA; the protein is MQKEIEINTPFITLGQLLKEEGIIGTGGQAKWYLREHTVLVNEEPDDRRGRKLYANDVIEVPDEGSFKITTKSGK
- the recF gene encoding DNA replication/repair protein RecF, with amino-acid sequence MYLKTLELHNFRNYVDLSVEFGSGINVLLGENAQGKTNLLESIYFLALTRSHRTSNDRDLIGWKAKEARVLGTIQKEHTQTPVEIDISSKGKNAKVNHIEQGRLSQYVGQLNVILFAPEDLSIVKGSPAVRRRFIDMEFGQMSSKYLYNSAQYRSVLKQRNQYLKQLQIDPKGDQVYLDVLSDQLAAYGAEIIFQRIQFLKKLEEWSQAVHEEISQGLEKLTFQYVSPLKKDETTSTETIYAALQELLKKHRQRELQQGKTLVGPHLDDVKFIVNGKNVSTFGSQGQQRTTALSVKLAEIDLMKEETGEYPVLLLDDVLSELDDSRQTHLLTAIQNKVQTFITTTSLSGVAQQLINEPHVFNIDHGVLTQNEEE